The Primulina huaijiensis isolate GDHJ02 chromosome 17, ASM1229523v2, whole genome shotgun sequence genome window below encodes:
- the LOC140963534 gene encoding DNA repair protein XRCC4-like isoform X1, producing MGEEFYSWGSEERKVDSRERSAMVQKVADVYEILASFARATNQEALSPPKKTNMEAQKYTCLKLKLPIDGSKPESVFVKGTWSPTRFDLSITNGLEAWTCHATEEEVQERASQWDQTVSDYVDLAERYLGFQQPGSVYGFSDAGNGCRRLSWTFEKSGTKLEWRWKCQPSADSKKITAEVLDFLMDANIRLSEEVVWKTQSFDRLKVEAEKCLAQSEKLSSERLEFESEIYGKFVQVLNSKKVKLRELRGQLSKQATPRQQLEEEEASTDKTDTFDEGSDEEPEKNEVSSSKDVQTTGSRGRKKKQ from the exons ATGGGAGAGGAATTTTACAGTTGGGGCTCTGAAGAACGTAAAGTTGATTCTCGAGAAAGATCAGCAATGGTGCAGAAAGTTGCTGATGTGTATGAAATTCTGG CTTCCTTTGCACGAGCTACAAATCAAGAAGCTCTTTCACCTCCAAAAAAGACAAATATGGAAGCACAAAAGTATACATGCTTGAAGCTGAAGTTACCGATTGATGGAAGCAAACCCGAATCTGTATTCGTAAAGGGTACGTGGAGCCCGACCCGCTTTGACCTTTCCATTACCAATGGACTCGAAGCTTGGACTTGCCACG CTACGGAGGAAGAAGTGCAAGAGAGAGCATCACAGTGGGATCAAACAGTGTCAGATTACGTGGACTTGGCCGAGAGGTATCTTGGATTTCAGCAACCCGGCTCAGTTTACGGGTTCTCAGATGCTGGAAATGGATGCAGAAGg CTATCATGGACATTTGAAAAGAGTGGGACGAAGCTGGAATGGCGATGGAAGTGCCAACCTTCAGCTGATAGCAAGAAAATTACAGCAGAAGTCTTGGACTTTCTAATGGATGCCAATATAAGATTGAGT GAGGAAGTAGTATGGAAAACCCAATCCTTTGACAGGCTCAAAGTGGAGGCTGAAAAATGTTTAGCACAAAGTGAGAAATTAAGCAGTGAAAGGTTGGAGTTTGAATCAGAAATCTATGGAAAG TTTGTTCAAGTCTTAAACTCAAAGAAGGTGAAACTCAGAGAACTTCGTGGTCAACTCTCGAAACAGGCTACACCTCGTCAACAGCTAGAAGAGGAAGAAGCATCCACGGACAAAACTGACACTTTTGATGAAGGAAGTGATGAAGAACCAGAGAAGAATGAGGTGAGCTCTTCTAAAGATGTCCAAACTACTGGCTCGCGTGGTCGGAAGAAGAAACAGTAA
- the LOC140963534 gene encoding DNA repair protein XRCC4-like isoform X2 translates to MGEEFYSWGSEERKVDSRERSAMVQKVADVYEILASFARATNQEALSPPKKTNMEAQKYTCLKLKLPIDGSKPESVFVKGTWSPTRFDLSITNGLEAWTCHATEEEVQERASQWDQTVSDYVDLAERYLGFQQPGSVYGFSDAGNGCRREEVVWKTQSFDRLKVEAEKCLAQSEKLSSERLEFESEIYGKFVQVLNSKKVKLRELRGQLSKQATPRQQLEEEEASTDKTDTFDEGSDEEPEKNEVSSSKDVQTTGSRGRKKKQ, encoded by the exons ATGGGAGAGGAATTTTACAGTTGGGGCTCTGAAGAACGTAAAGTTGATTCTCGAGAAAGATCAGCAATGGTGCAGAAAGTTGCTGATGTGTATGAAATTCTGG CTTCCTTTGCACGAGCTACAAATCAAGAAGCTCTTTCACCTCCAAAAAAGACAAATATGGAAGCACAAAAGTATACATGCTTGAAGCTGAAGTTACCGATTGATGGAAGCAAACCCGAATCTGTATTCGTAAAGGGTACGTGGAGCCCGACCCGCTTTGACCTTTCCATTACCAATGGACTCGAAGCTTGGACTTGCCACG CTACGGAGGAAGAAGTGCAAGAGAGAGCATCACAGTGGGATCAAACAGTGTCAGATTACGTGGACTTGGCCGAGAGGTATCTTGGATTTCAGCAACCCGGCTCAGTTTACGGGTTCTCAGATGCTGGAAATGGATGCAGAAGg GAGGAAGTAGTATGGAAAACCCAATCCTTTGACAGGCTCAAAGTGGAGGCTGAAAAATGTTTAGCACAAAGTGAGAAATTAAGCAGTGAAAGGTTGGAGTTTGAATCAGAAATCTATGGAAAG TTTGTTCAAGTCTTAAACTCAAAGAAGGTGAAACTCAGAGAACTTCGTGGTCAACTCTCGAAACAGGCTACACCTCGTCAACAGCTAGAAGAGGAAGAAGCATCCACGGACAAAACTGACACTTTTGATGAAGGAAGTGATGAAGAACCAGAGAAGAATGAGGTGAGCTCTTCTAAAGATGTCCAAACTACTGGCTCGCGTGGTCGGAAGAAGAAACAGTAA
- the LOC140963307 gene encoding GDSL esterase/lipase At1g09390-like: MNYCCLAIFFFLLLPHSLLSHCIRPPVIFNFGDSNSDTGGLVAALGFPVNLPNGRAFFAKSTGRLSDGRLIIDFLCQSLNTSLLSPYLDSLGSNFSNGANFAIARSCTLPKNVPFALNIQVKQFTHFKARSAELLDAGVNSVLGNDRFSDALYVIDIGQNDFADSFTKGLSYVQVFNKIPSVLAEIENAVKEIYDQGGRKFWVHNTGPLGCLPQKLALVQNDSLDSFGCISSYNEVAQLFNEGLRKLCQELRSDMKDVSVVYVDLYSIKLDIIANSSTYGFSSPLMACCGSGGPPYNYDKRVSCGFPGYQVCDQQSRFVSWDGVHYTEAANALIVSKILSTNHSVPKVNFEFFCQ, encoded by the exons ATGAATTACTGCTGCCTCGCCattttcttcttccttctcCTCCCACATTCTCTTCTTTCTCACTGCATTAGGCCTCCTGTGATCTTCAATTTCGGCGATTCCAACTCCGATACCGGTGGGCTCGTCGCCGCCCTCGGTTTCCCCGTCAATTTGCCCAATGGCAGAGCTTTCTTTGCTAAATCTACGGGCAGGCTTTCAGATGGACGGCTCATTATCGATTTCCtct GTCAGAGTCTAAACACGAGTCTTCTAAGCCCATATCTGGACTCATTAGGTTCCAACTTTTCGAATGGTGCGAACTTTGCTATAGCAAGGTCTTGTACGCTGCCTAAAAATGTACCTTTTGCACTGAATATTCAGGTCAAGCAGTTTACACATTTTAAGGCTCGTTCTGCCGAACTTCTTGATGCAG GAGTCAACAGTGTTCTTGGCAACGATAGGTTCAGTGATGCTCTTTACGTCATTGATATCGGACAAAATGACTTTGCCGATTCATTCACTAAGGGTTTGTCCTATGTGCAAGTTTTCAACAAGATTCCATCTGTATTGGCAGAAATCGAGAATGCTGTTAAG GAAATATACGATCAAGGAGGCAGAAAATTTTGGGTCCATAACACTGGGCCATTAGGATGTCTACCCCAAAAACTTGCTCTAGTTCAAAATGATTCACTCGATTCATTTGGATGCATTTCAAGTTATAATGAAGTAGCACAACTGTTCAATGAAGGATTACGCAAGTTATGTCAAGAATTAAGATCTGACATGAAGGATGTGTCCGTAGTGTATGTGGATTTATATTCTATCAAGCTTGATATCATTGCCAACTCCAGCACATATG GCTTCTCAAGTCCATTGATGGCATGTTGCGGGTCTGGAGGACCACCATACAACTATGACAAAAGGGTTTCATGTGGCTTTCCGGGGTATCAGGTCTGCGATCAACAATCCCGGTTTGTGAGTTGGGATGGAGTCCACTACACTGAAGCAGCTAACGCCCTTATAGTCTCAAAGATACTTTCCACCAATCATTCTGTGCCAAAAGTGAACTTTGAGTTCTTTTGTCAATGA